The Dromaius novaehollandiae isolate bDroNov1 chromosome 5, bDroNov1.hap1, whole genome shotgun sequence genome window below encodes:
- the DBX1 gene encoding homeobox protein DBX1, translating into MMFPSLIAPPPVYPNLLRPTPTLTLPQSLQSAFSSHSSFLVEDLIRISRPASYLPRTAPPPSMSPPSSAARTDAGTPELASSTPAGTRRICSPQTSVSSSSDSTFLKFGVNAILSSTPRAETSPALLQSVPPKTFSFPYFEGSFQPFIRSSYFPAASSVVPIPGTFSWPLAARGKPRRGMLRRAVFSDVQRKALEKMFQKQKYISKPDRKKLAAKLGLKDSQVKIWFQNRRMKWRNSKERELLSSGGCREQTLPTKFNPHPDLSDVGKKCSGEEEEEVPPMCPPSPRHPLTYHQSPEHLHLRDRLESQRSPSPSHSSSPSKPSDFSDSEEEDDDGEEEEEEITVS; encoded by the exons ATGATGTTCCCGAGCCTCATAGCTCCGCCGCCTGTCTACCCCAACCTGCTGCGGCCGACTCCCACCCTGACCTTGCCTCAGTCGCTGCAGTCGGCTTTTTCTAGCCACTCCAGCTTCCTGGTGGAAGATCTGATCCGGATCAGCAGGCCCGCCAGCTACCTGCCCAGGACTGCCCCTCCGCCTAGCATGTCCCCGCCGAGCTCGGCGGCCAGGACGGACGCGGGGACGCCGGAGCTCGCCAGCTCCACCCCCGCCGGCACTAGGAGGATCTGTTCGCCGCAGACTTCCGTCTCTTCCAGCAGCGACTCCACTTTCCTCAAGTTTGGGGTCAACGCCATCCTGTCCTCCACCCCCCGAGCCG aaACTTCCCCTGCGTTGCTTCAGAGCGTCCCTCCAAAGACTTTCTCCTTTCCATACTTTGAAGGATCCTTCCAGCCTTTTATCAGATCTTCCTATTTTCCAG CCGCCTCCTCCGTGGTGCCCATCCCTGGCACCTTCTCGTGGCCGCTGGCGGCCCGTGGCAAGCCCCGCCGTGGCATGTTGCGTCGCGCCGTCTTCTCCGATGTGCAGCGCAAGGCGCTGGAGAAGATGTTCCAGAAGCAGAAGTACATCAGCAAGCCCGACAGGAAAAAGCTGGCAGCCAAACTGGGCCTCAAAGACTCGCAG GTAAAGATCTGGTTCCAGAACAGAAGGATGAAGTGGAGGAACTCCAAAGAAAGAGAGCTCCTCTCTTCCGGTGGCTGCAGAGAACAAACCTTGCCCACCAAATTCAACCCTCACCCAGACCTCAGTGACGTAGGCAAGAAGTGttcaggagaggaagaggaggaagttcCTCCCATGTGCCCACCCAGTCCCCGACATCCCTTAACCTACCACCAGTCCCCAGAGCACCTACACTTGAGGGACAGACTGGAATCCCAGAGGTCTCCCTCTCCATCCCATTCTAGCAGCCCCAGCAAACCTTCGGACTTCTCAGACTCAGAGGAAGAGGATGATgatggggaagaggaagaggaggagataaCAGTCTCTTAG